One window of the Limisphaerales bacterium genome contains the following:
- a CDS encoding DUF1552 domain-containing protein has protein sequence MALPWMESVRVWGDTKKESKQASEAPVRMAVLFSGCGYHSKEWWAKGEGKDMQLGKVLAPLNEFRERMVFIRGLYNKEALKGNIHSSQTGNLLSGAPLASGGRIQSGTSVDQYVAQRIGHQTKVPSLVLGCEKSNPGVHKNYSLLYSSHISWSSPNSPTPLEVYPALAFDRLFKNKTETGDRSVLDAVLGDAKDLRRNISRQDQQKLDEYLNSVREVEQRIESAGKRGELQGWRPTLAKPNMPRPKDGYPQDIVEHMRLMSDILVLAFQTDTTRICTLKLNNDHGTLRFPHIGVDYMIHHLLSHTDNADWLKVNQFFLEQMAYIARRLDAIQEGPRTALDNTMLMLCSSMLTGHHNATQLPVVMLGGGGGRIKGGRNLDYLKNPNRQMSRLFLSMMDKMDVRPKAFGDATAPLEEI, from the coding sequence ATGGCGTTGCCTTGGATGGAGAGCGTGCGGGTGTGGGGCGACACGAAGAAGGAGTCGAAGCAGGCCAGCGAAGCGCCGGTGCGGATGGCGGTTTTATTTTCGGGTTGCGGGTATCACTCGAAAGAATGGTGGGCGAAAGGCGAGGGCAAAGACATGCAGCTGGGGAAGGTGCTCGCGCCGCTGAATGAGTTCCGCGAGCGGATGGTGTTCATTCGCGGCCTGTACAATAAGGAGGCGCTAAAGGGGAATATTCACAGCTCGCAAACGGGCAATCTGCTTTCAGGCGCGCCGCTGGCCTCGGGCGGGCGGATTCAGTCGGGCACCAGCGTGGACCAGTATGTGGCCCAGCGTATCGGGCACCAAACGAAGGTGCCGAGCCTGGTGCTCGGTTGTGAGAAATCCAACCCCGGCGTGCACAAGAATTATTCGCTGCTCTACAGCTCGCACATTTCGTGGAGCAGCCCGAACTCGCCCACGCCGCTGGAGGTGTACCCGGCGCTGGCCTTTGATCGGTTGTTTAAAAACAAAACCGAGACCGGCGACCGCAGTGTGCTCGATGCCGTGCTGGGCGATGCCAAGGATTTGCGTCGCAACATCAGTCGGCAGGACCAGCAGAAGCTCGATGAATATTTGAACTCCGTGCGCGAAGTGGAACAGCGCATCGAGAGCGCCGGCAAACGCGGCGAGCTGCAAGGCTGGCGGCCCACGCTCGCCAAGCCGAACATGCCGCGCCCGAAGGACGGTTATCCGCAGGACATCGTGGAGCATATGCGCCTGATGAGCGACATCCTCGTGCTCGCTTTCCAGACCGACACCACGCGCATTTGCACGCTGAAACTCAACAACGATCACGGCACCCTGCGATTCCCGCACATCGGCGTGGATTACATGATCCACCATCTTCTCTCGCACACCGACAACGCTGATTGGCTGAAGGTAAACCAGTTTTTCCTTGAGCAAATGGCCTACATCGCCCGGCGGCTCGACGCCATCCAGGAAGGCCCCCGCACCGCGCTGGACAACACGATGCTCATGCTCTGCTCCAGCATGCTTACGGGTCATCACAATGCCACCCAACTTCCCGTCGTGATGCTCGGCGGCGGCGGCGGTCGAATCAAAGGCGGCCGCAATCTCGATTACCTCAAAAATCCCAACCGCCAAATGAGCCGGCTGTTTCTCAGTATGATGGACAAAATGGACGTACGGCCGAAGGCGTTCGGTGATGCGACGGCTCCGTTGGAGGAGATTTAG
- a CDS encoding HAMP domain-containing histidine kinase, translating to MKIRGTLFTKIFAWFFLNLLLIGAMIWAVYEFQIGPGSPFVGPSEQRVRQVAQVISGGLTNRLREDWPNELRKFSEIYKVDFHLVGADGQSLVDDSLKIPEAVREKIATLPRPGPPRERPPSLAEQLKLNEEQQEKYSSVRLERDQALRSIWTNSTLRELPREERFTQSRELLSKIMQNYRDKMDELLDEDQRKKYEEIVQRGTRSSSPFSRRRNPIRPEQITEIMTGADTNKDNQLSKAELEAWLRQRSGSNSGGNESRPTPGGGSPPKSRPSAPPAAVFMIKTDKPKARYWAGVDIPVVVRAEGSEELPSENLIGLRRVQRGRSQAQYFATLVTVSDTMGGAGLFSDPLRWVNLLILAVVLSVLFWLPMVRNITQPIAEITAATEQIAEGNFNTRVSTERTDEIGRVGQAVDHMADRLDGFVKGQRRFLGDISHELCSPIARIQVALGILDQRADDQQKKYVKNVQDEMEHMSELVNELLLFSQESVKPKSVELEPVNLRKIIDRVMEREGAKSSMMNISVSEDISVTANAQRMSLALGNLLRNAIQYAGDAGPINVTARRENETVSLTITDCGPGLPEDCLPKIFDPFYRPELSRGRATGGVGLGLAIVKTCVTACNGTVTCQNRKPSGLEFKIVLEASG from the coding sequence ATGAAGATTCGCGGCACACTTTTTACCAAAATTTTCGCATGGTTCTTTTTGAACCTGTTGCTGATTGGCGCAATGATCTGGGCAGTTTACGAATTTCAAATCGGCCCCGGCTCGCCGTTCGTTGGCCCATCCGAACAACGGGTGCGCCAAGTCGCTCAGGTTATTTCCGGAGGACTTACCAACCGGCTGCGCGAGGACTGGCCGAATGAGCTGAGAAAGTTTTCTGAAATTTACAAAGTGGATTTTCATCTGGTGGGCGCTGACGGCCAATCGCTGGTGGATGATTCCCTGAAAATCCCCGAAGCGGTTCGTGAAAAAATCGCCACCCTTCCCCGCCCCGGCCCGCCTCGTGAACGACCGCCAAGCTTGGCCGAGCAACTTAAATTGAATGAGGAACAACAAGAAAAATACTCTTCTGTCAGGCTCGAGCGCGATCAGGCCCTTCGTAGTATTTGGACCAACTCCACCTTACGGGAATTACCCCGTGAAGAACGCTTCACCCAATCGCGCGAGTTGCTCAGTAAAATAATGCAGAACTATCGAGACAAGATGGATGAGTTGCTCGATGAAGATCAGCGCAAAAAATATGAGGAAATTGTCCAGCGCGGCACCCGCAGCAGCAGTCCTTTCAGTCGACGGCGAAATCCCATCAGGCCCGAACAAATCACAGAAATAATGACCGGGGCCGACACCAACAAAGACAACCAGTTAAGCAAAGCTGAATTGGAAGCCTGGCTGCGACAACGCAGCGGTTCAAATTCGGGCGGCAACGAATCCAGACCCACTCCGGGTGGTGGGAGTCCTCCGAAGAGCCGACCATCCGCTCCACCCGCCGCAGTTTTTATGATTAAAACGGACAAGCCCAAAGCACGGTATTGGGCGGGCGTAGATATTCCCGTGGTGGTTCGGGCTGAGGGCAGCGAAGAACTCCCCAGCGAAAATCTTATCGGGCTGCGCCGGGTGCAACGAGGGCGAAGTCAAGCCCAGTACTTTGCCACGCTCGTCACAGTGTCCGACACGATGGGCGGCGCCGGTCTCTTTTCCGATCCATTGCGATGGGTGAATCTCCTCATTTTGGCTGTGGTGCTTTCCGTGCTTTTCTGGTTGCCAATGGTGCGCAACATCACCCAACCCATCGCGGAGATCACCGCCGCCACAGAACAAATTGCAGAAGGAAATTTCAACACCCGAGTCAGCACCGAACGCACCGACGAAATTGGCCGCGTCGGTCAGGCGGTCGATCATATGGCCGACCGGCTCGATGGATTTGTCAAAGGCCAACGGCGATTCCTTGGCGACATCTCGCACGAGCTGTGTTCCCCCATCGCGCGCATTCAAGTCGCCCTCGGCATCCTCGATCAACGCGCGGATGATCAGCAAAAAAAATACGTGAAAAATGTGCAGGACGAGATGGAACATATGTCCGAACTGGTCAATGAACTGCTGCTTTTTTCGCAGGAAAGCGTGAAGCCTAAGTCCGTTGAACTAGAACCAGTAAACCTCCGCAAAATCATCGACCGCGTGATGGAACGCGAAGGCGCCAAATCCTCGATGATGAACATTTCGGTAAGCGAGGACATTTCCGTAACCGCCAACGCGCAGCGAATGTCTCTTGCACTCGGCAATCTCCTCCGCAATGCGATCCAATACGCCGGCGACGCCGGCCCCATCAATGTAACCGCCCGGCGCGAAAACGAAACCGTTTCCCTCACCATTACCGACTGTGGCCCGGGCTTGCCGGAAGACTGTTTACCCAAAATCTTTGACCCATTTTATCGCCCTGAACTCTCCCGCGGCCGAGCCACCGGCGGCGTAGGCCTCGGCCTCGCCATCGTAAAAACCTGCGTCACCGCCTGTAACGGAACCGTCACCTGCCAAAACCGCAAGCCCTCCGGGCTGGAATTCAAAATCGTGCTGGAAGCGTCGGGCTAA
- the dprA gene encoding DNA-protecting protein DprA, with the protein MNPREALLVLNLLPEVGSVGVRRLLDQFGDAPAILRAPERALMEVERIGPKVAGLITRWEKHVDLAGELKRIRDFGCTLLTPEDDLYPPLLREIYDPPIVLYVRGKLAERDRHAIAMVGTRQSTMYGREACGRLSGQLAASGITVVSGGARGIDTAAHEAALRAGGRTIAVLGTGMDIVYPAENIELFKRIAESGAVITQFPFGRRGDKQSFPIRNRIVAGMTQGTVVVEANRASGALITANLAAEYGRAVYAVPGQINSPRSAGCHGLIKDGAQLCESAEDVLAEFANFNYSCEEQPELPLPALTPAEQSVYNVLTHEEMQQDEIIRRSELPPAQVSVALLQLEMKKLIQQHPGRLFTRVR; encoded by the coding sequence ATGAATCCACGTGAAGCGTTGCTGGTGCTCAATCTGTTGCCGGAGGTGGGTTCAGTGGGGGTGCGGCGGTTGCTCGATCAGTTCGGCGATGCGCCGGCGATTTTGCGTGCGCCGGAGCGGGCGTTGATGGAGGTGGAACGCATCGGCCCGAAAGTCGCCGGGCTCATCACGCGTTGGGAAAAACACGTGGACCTCGCGGGCGAATTGAAACGCATCCGTGATTTCGGTTGCACGCTGCTCACGCCGGAGGATGATTTGTATCCGCCGCTGCTGCGCGAAATTTATGACCCGCCGATTGTACTTTATGTGCGTGGCAAATTGGCGGAACGCGACCGTCATGCCATCGCGATGGTGGGCACGCGGCAATCGACAATGTACGGCCGCGAAGCGTGCGGTCGCCTTTCCGGCCAACTCGCCGCTAGTGGCATCACGGTGGTGAGCGGTGGCGCGCGCGGTATCGACACCGCCGCGCACGAGGCCGCACTGCGCGCAGGCGGTCGCACCATCGCGGTGCTCGGGACCGGGATGGACATCGTTTACCCCGCCGAAAACATTGAACTCTTCAAACGCATTGCCGAAAGCGGCGCGGTGATTACGCAGTTCCCCTTCGGTCGCCGAGGCGACAAACAGAGTTTCCCCATCCGCAATCGCATCGTCGCGGGTATGACGCAAGGCACAGTCGTCGTCGAAGCCAACCGTGCCAGTGGCGCGCTCATCACGGCCAACTTGGCCGCCGAATACGGTCGCGCGGTTTACGCTGTGCCCGGCCAAATCAATTCCCCACGTAGCGCCGGTTGTCACGGCTTGATCAAAGACGGCGCGCAACTTTGTGAATCCGCCGAGGACGTGCTGGCTGAATTCGCCAACTTTAATTACAGCTGCGAAGAGCAACCCGAGCTGCCGTTGCCCGCCCTCACGCCCGCCGAGCAATCCGTTTATAACGTCCTCACCCACGAGGAAATGCAGCAGGACGAAATCATTCGCCGCAGCGAACTTCCGCCTGCTCAAGTCTCCGTGGCCCTCCTCCAGCTCGAAATGAAAAAGCTGATCCAACAACACCCCGGCCGCCTCTTCACCCGCGTGCGGTGA
- a CDS encoding response regulator transcription factor: MNIQPDAAAPGSTSAATPIIIIDDDPKLCELIGDYLAPLGYDVASANTGTDGLEMVLAGDYHAVILDVMLPGMDGFEVLKAIRHQSNVPVLMLTGRGDEADRVVGLEIGADDYLPKTFSTRELLARLRAVMRRTQSKTDAGSATEIEANLTNGDLVISPGSRTAALGDVPLKLTSLEFDLLLSLARARGRVKSREQILDDVTGRNYEVFDRSIDVHVSALRQKLGDDPKAPTFIQTVRSIGYMMIKQ, translated from the coding sequence ATGAACATCCAGCCGGACGCCGCCGCACCGGGATCCACCTCGGCAGCCACGCCGATTATCATCATCGATGATGATCCGAAGCTATGTGAATTGATCGGCGATTACCTCGCCCCACTCGGTTACGATGTGGCCTCGGCCAACACCGGGACCGACGGGCTGGAGATGGTGCTCGCCGGCGATTACCACGCGGTGATTCTGGATGTGATGCTGCCGGGCATGGATGGCTTTGAAGTACTCAAGGCTATTCGCCATCAATCCAATGTGCCCGTGTTGATGCTCACCGGACGTGGCGATGAGGCCGACCGGGTGGTGGGGCTGGAGATCGGTGCGGATGATTACTTGCCCAAAACATTTTCCACCCGCGAGCTACTGGCGCGATTGCGCGCGGTGATGCGGCGGACTCAATCGAAAACCGATGCAGGAAGCGCAACGGAGATCGAAGCGAATCTCACCAATGGCGACCTCGTGATTTCGCCCGGCTCACGCACTGCCGCTTTAGGCGATGTGCCGCTGAAGCTAACCTCGCTGGAATTCGACCTGCTGCTGAGCCTCGCCCGCGCACGCGGCCGGGTGAAATCGCGCGAACAGATTCTCGATGACGTTACCGGACGCAATTACGAAGTATTCGATCGCTCCATCGACGTCCACGTGAGCGCCCTGCGGCAAAAGCTCGGCGACGATCCCAAGGCACCCACCTTCATCCAAACCGTCCGCTCAATCGGATACATGATGATCAAGCAATGA
- a CDS encoding sugar phosphate isomerase/epimerase: MNRRDFCKTAGAAAAVAATSTLQAEDKKRARANQGLIYKSVKWGGKPNLLRMKRLKELGFDGIEGSAPGMDVGGMRKACEEIGLPMHGVVYNKHWNQRLSSPDKAVRDEGRTGLEAAIRESKAVGGSSVLLVPGRVSGPNETHEHVWERSITEIRKVIPLASKLGIHVLIETVWNGFCYKPEQFRDYLDEINNPWVQAYYDIGNMQKFAPSHDWIRILGNRNVKLDVKDWGVKNGFCPLGQGDVEWDKVRAELKKIGFNGWVTREGGDGGDDKTAALMDELLDL, translated from the coding sequence ATGAACCGACGTGATTTCTGCAAGACCGCCGGGGCTGCTGCTGCGGTGGCCGCCACATCGACTCTTCAGGCTGAGGACAAAAAACGCGCTCGCGCTAACCAGGGGCTCATTTACAAATCTGTGAAGTGGGGCGGGAAACCGAACCTGCTACGGATGAAAAGGCTCAAGGAGCTGGGCTTTGACGGCATCGAGGGCAGTGCGCCGGGGATGGATGTCGGCGGGATGCGCAAGGCGTGCGAAGAGATCGGTCTGCCGATGCACGGCGTGGTGTACAACAAGCACTGGAATCAACGATTGTCTTCACCGGACAAGGCGGTGCGCGATGAAGGGCGCACCGGACTGGAGGCGGCGATTCGCGAGTCGAAGGCGGTGGGCGGCTCGTCGGTGTTGCTGGTGCCCGGACGCGTGAGTGGGCCGAACGAGACGCACGAGCATGTTTGGGAACGTTCCATCACAGAGATCCGTAAGGTAATCCCGCTGGCCAGCAAGCTGGGTATTCATGTGCTCATCGAGACAGTGTGGAACGGATTCTGTTACAAGCCCGAGCAGTTTCGTGATTACCTCGACGAAATCAACAACCCTTGGGTGCAGGCCTATTACGACATCGGCAACATGCAGAAGTTCGCGCCGAGCCACGATTGGATTCGCATTCTCGGTAACCGCAACGTGAAGCTGGATGTGAAGGATTGGGGTGTCAAAAATGGTTTCTGTCCGCTCGGCCAAGGCGATGTGGAATGGGATAAGGTCCGCGCTGAGCTGAAGAAAATCGGCTTCAACGGCTGGGTCACCCGCGAAGGCGGCGACGGAGGCGACGACAAGACCGCCGCGTTGATGGACGAGTTGCTCGATCTTTAG
- a CDS encoding DUF1592 domain-containing protein codes for MLKKFCLDCHSTEKEKGELDLERFGTLAKVRAAPKVWVKVVEMIEDGEMPPKKEAQFSAAERKAFLGWVKNYLDAEALANAGDPGRVVLRRLSSAEYTYTIQDLTGVKLSPAREFPVDGAAGEGFMNVGDAMAMSPALVQKYLDAGKEVAAHAVLTPSGLRFSLGTSRRDWADELLYGIRTIYARHTSGTAATDKVYAWDPAALNRAMNTSGRVDPKPYLAALITHRDRLQKNPEAAAEVAREAKLNAKYLRQLVDLLVDENPSQLLRGMRDELRAAKPADAARLAADIRRWQDRLWKFDAVGQVGRAGRSKAWMNPVTPLSARQDFRLKLPANANGEITVYLAAGDAGDGAAGDVVVWSQPRLVVAGQPPIPLSSVKALAPRMAMLKLNELRRTDQYLNVIAEAHASGKPIEAVAKGRGLDARLLANWAAAVQLGKFAQPVVKGRFTKKNSNIGGYADIRGWGVAATPSMLVNASKDTRRFSTLIVPGRSVHVHPSPTQEAIVWWRSPLAGKVRLTGFFADSDAVCGNGAAWRVELIGSAGAATIASGVFDNGKRSVFAPKQDFAVQPGDLLKLVVNARDRSHVCDTTEVSLTVTEQAGKKRVWNLAQEVVDRIHDSNPLADSLGNAAVWHFGESAAAKPAQAVIAPGSALAHWRAAVAGKAAAAEIKKHTTAVQRVLGVQGFPAADADKALVKKFNEPNGPLKWLALSTGNFAIKDIEAAAPSVLEFKLPAALAAGAEVVTTGTLHPAKGRDGSAQFLVSLTKPAAGAISVQPIITGTAAAKRMVQAYDDFRALFPAAMCHAQIVPVDEVVTMILYHREDEALRRLMLSEAEVAELDRLWDELFYVSQEPLLRVVSHEQLYEFATQDRKDLLPPLEAMRIPTRQRAEAFRARLKKTEPVHLAAVLELAERAWRRPVADADKQELRGLYETLRKQELPHDRAIRLVLARVLTSPAFLYRLEQPATAKGQRWAPVSNREQASRLSYFLWSTLPDEQLQRALNGKLPVDDRVVAAQARRMLDDPRTRRLAVEFASQWLGIREFDLDDGKNEKLYPQFATLRGPMYEESVRFLEELFRKDGSILDLLNADHTFLNEPLAKHYGIDGVRGSEWRRVEDARAKGRGGILGMATVLAKQSGASRTSPILRGNWVSETLLGERLPKPPANVPDLPEQVPAGLTARQLIEKHSSVAACAKCHARIDPYGFALEQYDAIGRRRPQSVDTKTNLVDGKTIEGLAGLRGYLANDRREAFVRQFCKKLLGYALGREVGLSDEPLLKAMQVRLAKENYRFSVAVEMIVTSEQFRSIRAVEESKGK; via the coding sequence TTGCTGAAAAAATTCTGTCTCGATTGCCACTCCACGGAAAAGGAAAAGGGTGAGCTGGACCTTGAGCGGTTTGGGACTTTGGCGAAGGTGCGGGCGGCGCCGAAAGTTTGGGTGAAGGTGGTGGAGATGATTGAGGACGGCGAGATGCCGCCGAAGAAGGAGGCGCAGTTTTCGGCGGCGGAACGGAAGGCGTTCCTGGGTTGGGTGAAAAATTATCTCGATGCCGAGGCGCTGGCCAATGCGGGGGACCCCGGGCGGGTGGTATTGCGGCGGTTGAGCAGCGCGGAGTACACGTACACGATTCAGGATTTGACGGGCGTGAAGCTGTCGCCGGCGCGGGAATTTCCGGTGGACGGCGCGGCGGGGGAAGGCTTCATGAATGTCGGTGACGCGATGGCGATGTCGCCGGCGCTGGTGCAAAAATATCTCGATGCGGGCAAGGAAGTCGCCGCGCACGCGGTGCTCACGCCGAGTGGCCTTCGCTTTTCGCTGGGCACCTCGCGTCGCGATTGGGCGGATGAATTGCTGTACGGAATTCGCACCATTTACGCGCGGCACACTTCCGGCACGGCTGCGACGGACAAGGTGTACGCGTGGGATCCCGCCGCCCTCAACCGCGCCATGAACACCTCGGGCCGCGTTGATCCGAAGCCGTACTTGGCCGCGCTGATAACGCATCGCGATCGGTTGCAAAAGAATCCGGAGGCGGCCGCCGAAGTGGCGCGAGAGGCAAAGCTAAACGCAAAATATCTCCGGCAGCTGGTTGACTTGTTGGTGGACGAAAACCCGTCGCAACTGCTCCGTGGGATGCGCGATGAGCTGCGCGCGGCCAAGCCGGCGGACGCGGCGCGCCTCGCGGCGGACATTCGCCGTTGGCAGGATCGGTTGTGGAAATTCGATGCGGTGGGGCAAGTCGGGCGCGCGGGACGTTCGAAGGCTTGGATGAATCCCGTGACGCCGCTCTCGGCGCGGCAGGATTTTCGGCTGAAACTGCCGGCGAACGCGAATGGGGAAATCACCGTTTATCTCGCCGCGGGCGATGCCGGCGATGGCGCTGCGGGCGATGTGGTGGTTTGGAGCCAGCCGCGACTCGTGGTGGCGGGACAGCCGCCGATTCCGCTGAGTAGCGTCAAGGCACTCGCGCCGCGCATGGCGATGTTGAAGCTGAACGAGCTGCGGCGGACCGATCAATATTTGAACGTCATCGCCGAGGCCCACGCGAGCGGCAAGCCCATCGAGGCGGTGGCGAAAGGGCGCGGGCTGGACGCGCGGCTGCTGGCGAACTGGGCGGCGGCGGTGCAGTTGGGCAAGTTCGCCCAGCCGGTGGTGAAGGGGCGGTTCACGAAAAAAAATTCCAACATCGGCGGCTACGCGGACATCCGCGGCTGGGGTGTGGCGGCCACGCCGAGCATGTTGGTGAACGCATCGAAGGACACCCGCCGCTTCTCGACGCTCATCGTCCCGGGCCGCAGCGTGCACGTGCATCCCTCGCCCACCCAGGAGGCCATCGTTTGGTGGCGCAGCCCGCTGGCGGGGAAGGTGCGGCTCACCGGATTTTTTGCCGACTCGGACGCCGTCTGCGGTAATGGCGCGGCTTGGCGGGTGGAGCTGATTGGAAGCGCCGGCGCGGCCACAATTGCCAGCGGTGTTTTTGACAACGGCAAGCGCAGCGTGTTTGCGCCAAAACAGGATTTTGCCGTGCAGCCGGGGGACCTGCTCAAGCTCGTGGTCAACGCGCGCGACCGTTCGCACGTGTGCGATACCACCGAGGTTTCGCTGACCGTCACCGAGCAAGCCGGCAAAAAGCGCGTGTGGAATCTCGCGCAGGAAGTGGTCGACCGCATTCACGACAGCAATCCGTTGGCCGATTCTCTCGGCAACGCGGCGGTGTGGCACTTCGGCGAATCGGCCGCGGCCAAGCCGGCGCAGGCCGTCATCGCGCCCGGTTCGGCACTGGCGCACTGGCGCGCGGCGGTGGCGGGCAAGGCTGCGGCGGCGGAAATCAAAAAACACACCACAGCCGTGCAGCGTGTGCTCGGCGTGCAAGGCTTTCCCGCCGCTGATGCGGACAAGGCGTTGGTGAAAAAATTCAACGAACCCAACGGCCCGCTGAAATGGCTCGCGCTCTCCACTGGCAATTTTGCCATAAAGGATATCGAGGCAGCCGCGCCGTCGGTGCTGGAATTCAAGTTGCCCGCGGCCCTCGCCGCCGGCGCGGAAGTGGTGACCACCGGCACGTTGCATCCGGCAAAAGGGCGCGACGGCAGCGCGCAGTTTTTGGTTTCGCTCACCAAGCCGGCGGCCGGTGCCATCTCCGTCCAACCCATCATCACCGGCACGGCAGCGGCCAAGCGAATGGTGCAGGCGTATGACGACTTTCGGGCGCTGTTTCCGGCGGCGATGTGCCACGCGCAGATTGTGCCAGTGGATGAGGTGGTGACGATGATTCTATATCATCGCGAGGACGAGGCGCTGCGCCGGCTGATGTTGAGCGAGGCGGAGGTGGCGGAGCTGGATCGGCTGTGGGACGAGCTGTTTTACGTGTCGCAGGAGCCGCTGCTTCGGGTGGTGAGTCACGAGCAGTTATATGAATTCGCCACGCAGGACCGGAAAGATTTGCTGCCGCCGCTGGAGGCGATGCGCATCCCCACGCGCCAACGCGCCGAGGCCTTTCGCGCGCGTTTGAAAAAGACTGAGCCGGTTCATCTGGCGGCGGTTTTGGAGTTGGCCGAACGCGCCTGGCGGCGGCCGGTGGCGGATGCGGACAAACAAGAGCTGCGCGGTCTGTACGAGACACTGCGCAAACAGGAACTGCCACACGACCGCGCCATTCGGTTGGTACTTGCGCGAGTGCTGACCTCGCCGGCGTTTTTGTATCGGCTGGAACAACCGGCCACGGCCAAGGGCCAACGCTGGGCGCCGGTGAGCAATCGCGAACAGGCCAGTCGGCTGAGCTATTTTCTGTGGTCCACCTTGCCGGATGAACAATTACAGCGCGCGCTGAATGGCAAGCTGCCGGTGGATGACCGCGTGGTGGCGGCGCAGGCGCGGCGGATGCTCGATGACCCGCGCACGCGGCGGTTGGCGGTGGAGTTTGCCAGCCAATGGCTGGGCATCCGGGAGTTTGATCTGGACGATGGCAAGAACGAGAAGCTGTATCCGCAGTTCGCGACTTTGCGTGGGCCGATGTACGAGGAGAGCGTTCGGTTTCTGGAGGAACTGTTTCGCAAGGACGGTTCGATTCTCGATTTGCTCAATGCGGATCACACCTTTCTGAATGAACCGCTGGCGAAGCATTACGGCATCGACGGTGTGCGCGGCAGCGAATGGCGTCGCGTGGAAGACGCGCGGGCGAAAGGGCGGGGCGGTATTCTCGGGATGGCGACGGTGCTGGCCAAACAATCGGGCGCCTCACGCACCAGCCCCATCCTGCGAGGCAACTGGGTTTCCGAAACCCTGCTGGGCGAGCGCCTGCCCAAGCCGCCAGCCAATGTGCCCGATCTTCCGGAGCAGGTGCCCGCGGGGCTGACGGCGCGGCAGTTGATTGAAAAGCACAGTAGCGTGGCCGCCTGCGCCAAGTGCCATGCGCGGATTGATCCGTATGGGTTTGCGCTGGAACAGTACGATGCGATTGGTCGGCGGCGTCCGCAGTCGGTGGACACGAAAACGAATCTGGTCGACGGCAAAACCATTGAAGGACTGGCCGGTTTGCGCGGGTACTTGGCCAACGACCGGCGCGAGGCGTTTGTCCGGCAGTTCTGCAAAAAACTGCTGGGCTACGCGCTGGGCCGCGAGGTGGGACTGTCCGACGAGCCGTTGTTGAAAGCCATGCAGGTGCGGCTCGCGAAGGAAAACTACCGCTTCAGTGTGGCGGTGGAGATGATCGTGACCAGCGAGCAGTTTCGGAGCATACGCGCGGTGGAGGAGTCGAAGGGGAAATGA
- a CDS encoding PQQ-binding-like beta-propeller repeat protein: protein MKHWILTLIMLTAPLLRGADWPIFRGNRGLTGVAAGAVPDQPVLHWKFNAKKPVRASAVVGDGRVYFGSDDGKFYALNLADGKKIWAFDSKDPIEAPALFLDGRVYFGNSIGKFYALEAKTGIKLWEFETGDQITGGPNWTKSPDGKETYVIIGSHDFFLYCLNAKTGKKIWEYESENYVNGSPALSNGRTMFGGCDAMLHIIDIAKGTRQKSIDAQSHIIGSMATEGGRAYVGHHDCAFLCIDLKTEKVVWQYKDRLFPYSSSPALTKDRVLFGGEDKRIHCIRRDNGNAVWTFSTRGQVNSSPVVCGGKVIVGSNDGRLYIVRLKDGKLLSSFETEDSITASPAVVDGKIIIGSEDGTLYCLGPKKK from the coding sequence ATGAAACACTGGATTCTCACTTTGATCATGCTGACGGCGCCTTTGCTGCGCGGTGCGGATTGGCCTATTTTTCGGGGCAATCGCGGCCTCACTGGCGTGGCTGCGGGGGCGGTGCCGGACCAACCGGTGTTACATTGGAAATTCAATGCCAAAAAACCAGTGAGAGCTTCGGCGGTCGTGGGCGATGGGCGTGTTTATTTTGGCTCGGATGACGGGAAGTTTTACGCGCTGAATTTGGCTGACGGCAAAAAAATTTGGGCGTTCGACAGTAAAGACCCCATTGAGGCTCCAGCGTTGTTTTTGGACGGACGCGTTTATTTTGGTAATAGCATTGGGAAATTCTATGCGCTCGAGGCGAAAACCGGCATCAAACTTTGGGAATTTGAAACGGGCGACCAAATCACCGGCGGCCCAAATTGGACAAAGAGTCCCGATGGAAAAGAAACTTATGTCATCATCGGCAGCCACGATTTCTTTCTATATTGTCTCAATGCGAAGACCGGTAAAAAGATTTGGGAATATGAATCAGAAAATTATGTAAACGGATCGCCGGCTTTAAGCAATGGCCGCACGATGTTTGGCGGCTGCGATGCAATGCTGCACATCATTGATATTGCCAAAGGCACGCGTCAAAAATCCATCGACGCGCAATCGCACATCATCGGCAGCATGGCCACGGAAGGCGGACGCGCGTATGTGGGACATCACGACTGCGCGTTTTTGTGCATTGATCTCAAAACGGAAAAAGTGGTGTGGCAATATAAGGACCGACTGTTCCCCTATTCATCTTCACCGGCACTGACAAAAGATCGTGTCCTTTTTGGCGGCGAAGACAAGCGGATCCATTGTATTCGCCGCGACAACGGCAACGCAGTGTGGACCTTCAGCACCCGCGGACAAGTGAACAGCTCGCCGGTAGTATGCGGCGGCAAGGTCATCGTAGGATCCAACGACGGGCGGCTGTACATCGTACGGCTGAAGGACGGCAAATTACTTTCGAGTTTTGAGACAGAGGACAGCATCACAGCTTCGCCGGCGGTGGTGGATGGGAAAATAATCATCGGCAGCGAGGACGGCACGTTGTACTGCCTCGGCCCGAAAAAGAAATGA